A stretch of Deinococcus sedimenti DNA encodes these proteins:
- a CDS encoding GH1 family beta-glucosidase — translation MTGFPNGFVWGMATSAYQIEGAVQEGGRGVSVWDTFSHAPGRTRGGATGDVTCDHFHRWPEDVALLRELGVGAYRFSVAWPRVQPGGRGRANPAGVAFYDRLMDELLGVGVQPWVTLHHWDLPQELEDAGGWLSRDTAYRFEEYAFLVGERLADRAAAFMTLNAPSVVMLRGYAHGTHAPGWTLGLGAFPAAHHQLLGHGLAARALREAGARQVGIANTYAPAWPATDRDADVQAAALMDALHNHLFTDPLLRAAYPAPVLDLLREHAPQVLEVVRSGDLDVIAAPLDVLGVNDAPPDRVRADPRRPFGATLNAVPEDEATRAGSLTRTLLDLKGRYGDTCPPLVVTGRGCGLPDTPDADGRVWDAARIRSLEAHIEATRMAVQKGAPVSGYLAWTLMDNFQWADGFDQRFGLVHVDFGTQVRTRKDSFDWYQAWLREQA, via the coding sequence ATGACAGGATTTCCGAACGGGTTCGTGTGGGGTATGGCGACATCGGCGTACCAGATCGAGGGCGCCGTGCAGGAGGGCGGGCGCGGCGTGAGCGTGTGGGACACGTTCAGCCATGCGCCGGGGCGCACGCGGGGCGGCGCGACGGGGGACGTCACCTGCGACCACTTCCACCGCTGGCCGGAGGACGTGGCGCTGCTGCGCGAGCTGGGCGTGGGCGCGTACCGGTTCAGCGTGGCGTGGCCGCGCGTGCAGCCCGGCGGGCGCGGCCGGGCGAACCCGGCGGGCGTCGCGTTCTACGACCGCCTGATGGACGAGCTGCTGGGCGTGGGCGTGCAGCCGTGGGTGACGCTGCACCACTGGGACCTGCCGCAGGAACTGGAGGACGCGGGCGGCTGGCTGAGCCGCGACACGGCGTACCGCTTCGAGGAGTACGCGTTCCTGGTCGGGGAGCGGCTGGCGGACCGCGCGGCGGCGTTCATGACGCTGAACGCGCCGTCCGTGGTGATGCTGCGCGGGTACGCGCACGGCACGCACGCGCCGGGGTGGACGCTGGGCCTGGGCGCGTTCCCGGCGGCGCACCACCAGCTGCTGGGGCACGGGCTGGCGGCGCGGGCGCTGCGCGAGGCGGGCGCACGGCAGGTGGGCATCGCGAACACGTACGCCCCGGCGTGGCCCGCCACGGACCGCGACGCGGACGTGCAGGCGGCGGCCCTGATGGACGCGCTGCACAACCACCTGTTCACCGATCCCCTGCTGCGCGCCGCGTACCCCGCGCCGGTGCTGGACCTGCTGCGCGAGCACGCCCCGCAGGTGCTGGAGGTGGTGCGCTCCGGTGACCTGGACGTGATCGCCGCGCCGCTGGATGTCCTGGGCGTGAACGACGCCCCGCCGGACCGGGTGCGGGCCGACCCGCGCCGTCCCTTCGGGGCCACACTGAACGCCGTCCCGGAGGACGAGGCGACCCGGGCCGGAAGCCTCACCCGGACGCTGCTGGACCTGAAAGGCCGCTACGGGGACACCTGCCCGCCGCTGGTCGTCACGGGCCGCGGGTGCGGCCTGCCGGACACGCCGGACGCGGACGGGCGGGTGTGGGACGCGGCGCGCATCCGCTCCCTGGAGGCGCACATCGAGGCCACCCGAATGGCAGTCCAGAAAGGTGCGCCGGTCAGCGGGTATCTTGCGTGGACTCTCATGGACAATTTTCAGTGGGCGGACGGCTTCGACCAGCGTTTCGGGCTGGTGCACGTGGATTTCGGGACGCAGGTGCGGACCCGCAAGGACAGCTTCGACTGGTATCAGGCGTGGCTGCGGGAGCAGGCGTGA
- a CDS encoding zinc ribbon domain-containing protein, translated as MSDTSPLRRLHRVQELDLNLDRLRDEEGNISTELRDARAEQERLNNALEDTEITLEGVEKNIRRTELDLSSIREQVGRAREEQEKNAFDARAQSQYGSRIQMLSERADELEEDLAPLREQQQALQARAADLRGQHRALRPTLGTLEEQDETRVQGLRDQGEADRQERAQLAGNLDARTIREYDMIRRAKKGLGVVEIKAGRCSGCNVNLPVNVQQKAAQGKLPPVKCPSCGRFLIRLDLA; from the coding sequence ATGAGCGACACCTCCCCCCTTCGCCGCCTGCACCGCGTTCAGGAACTCGACCTGAACCTCGACCGCCTGCGCGACGAGGAAGGCAACATTTCCACCGAACTGCGTGACGCCCGTGCCGAGCAGGAACGCCTGAACAACGCCCTCGAGGACACCGAGATCACTCTGGAAGGCGTCGAGAAGAACATCCGCCGCACCGAACTCGACCTGTCCAGCATCCGCGAGCAGGTCGGCCGCGCGCGCGAGGAGCAGGAGAAGAACGCCTTCGACGCCCGCGCGCAGTCGCAGTACGGCAGCCGCATCCAGATGCTCAGCGAACGCGCCGACGAACTCGAGGAGGACCTCGCCCCCCTGCGCGAGCAGCAGCAGGCCCTCCAGGCGCGCGCCGCGGACCTGCGCGGCCAGCACCGCGCCCTGCGCCCCACCCTGGGCACGCTGGAAGAGCAGGACGAGACCCGCGTGCAGGGCCTGCGCGACCAGGGCGAAGCGGACCGTCAGGAACGCGCGCAGCTCGCCGGGAACCTCGACGCGCGCACCATCCGGGAGTACGACATGATCCGCCGCGCCAAGAAGGGCCTGGGCGTCGTGGAGATCAAGGCCGGACGCTGCAGCGGCTGCAACGTGAACCTTCCCGTCAACGTCCAGCAGAAGGCCGCACAGGGCAAACTGCCCCCCGTGAAGTGCCCCAGCTGCGGCCGCTTCCTGATCCGCCTCGACCTCGCGTAA
- the hemC gene encoding hydroxymethylbilane synthase: MRMVTVGTRGSTLALAQTQWVVARLKEEWPDTDFRIQTISTKGDRNRGSLEAMAQKGDKGFWVKEIEDALLAKRIDIAVHSLKDLPTEQPEGLEVSSIPRRVDARDVLIGKEGMKRLADLPQGARVGTSSVRRKAFLRAYRPDLQVIDLRGNIDTRLAALAGNEYDAIILAAAGLIRTEMRHRIDEFVEPDIMLPAPGQGALALETRADDDLTIEVAYAIHDHTTDDRITAEREFLAGLGAGCMAPVGAHATVKGGLLTLEGWVGALDGGHVIRATTQGDPSECADLGAELAADMLDRGAQALIDAARS; this comes from the coding sequence ATGCGGATGGTGACGGTAGGAACGCGCGGCAGCACCCTTGCGCTTGCACAGACCCAGTGGGTGGTGGCTCGCCTGAAAGAGGAATGGCCGGACACGGACTTCCGCATTCAGACCATCAGCACGAAGGGCGACCGCAACCGCGGCAGTCTGGAGGCCATGGCGCAGAAGGGGGACAAGGGCTTCTGGGTCAAGGAGATCGAGGACGCGCTGCTCGCCAAGCGGATCGACATCGCGGTGCACTCCCTGAAGGACCTGCCCACCGAGCAGCCCGAGGGGCTGGAGGTCAGCTCCATTCCCCGGCGCGTGGACGCGCGGGACGTGCTGATCGGCAAGGAAGGCATGAAACGCCTCGCGGACCTGCCGCAGGGCGCCCGCGTGGGCACCAGCAGCGTGCGCCGCAAGGCATTCCTGCGCGCGTACCGCCCGGACCTGCAGGTCATCGACCTGCGCGGCAACATCGACACGCGCCTCGCGGCGCTGGCCGGGAACGAGTACGACGCGATCATCCTGGCCGCCGCCGGCCTGATCCGCACCGAGATGCGCCACCGCATCGACGAGTTCGTCGAACCCGACATCATGCTCCCCGCCCCCGGCCAGGGGGCCCTGGCGCTGGAAACCCGCGCGGACGACGACCTGACCATTGAGGTCGCGTATGCCATTCACGACCACACCACCGACGACCGCATCACCGCCGAACGCGAATTCCTCGCGGGCCTCGGTGCCGGGTGCATGGCCCCGGTCGGCGCGCACGCCACCGTCAAGGGCGGCCTGCTGACCCTGGAAGGCTGGGTGGGCGCCCTGGACGGCGGGCACGTCATCCGCGCCACCACGCAGGGCGACCCCAGCGAATGCGCCGACCTGGGCGCGGAACTCGCCGCCGACATGCTTGACCGCGGCGCGCAGGCCCTGATCGACGCGGCGCGCAGCTGA
- a CDS encoding asparaginase, translating into MPSDATPPAHAPRLALIHTGGTIASRPSPDGRGLTPQTPPALPGLEQVQVTEAQPFSLPSPHMTPAHMGQLAALIRELAPTHDGVVVTHGTDTLEETAFALHLMLDVKVPVVLTGSMRHAEEISWDGPANLLDAAHVALHPHTPGRGPLVVIGGDIFDARTVTKIHTTAVDAFGGYPGPIGRIDREGHTPRLHYFAMPEPRATYHPAHLQARVEILYAYAGWTGEGYAEAAERADGLVIAALGTGNLPAELLPLIQGTEKPVVIATRTHAGPVLPVYGYVGGGATLVEAGAIPASFLNAHKARLLLLILLGQGLTREQIQTVFERDEF; encoded by the coding sequence ATGCCCAGCGACGCCACCCCGCCCGCCCACGCGCCCCGACTGGCACTGATCCACACGGGCGGCACGATCGCCAGCCGCCCCAGCCCCGACGGGCGCGGCCTCACCCCCCAGACGCCCCCCGCGCTGCCCGGCCTGGAACAGGTGCAGGTCACCGAAGCGCAACCGTTCAGCCTCCCCAGCCCGCACATGACGCCCGCGCACATGGGGCAGCTGGCGGCCCTGATCCGCGAACTGGCCCCCACGCACGACGGCGTGGTCGTCACGCACGGCACCGACACCCTGGAGGAAACGGCGTTCGCGCTGCACCTGATGCTGGACGTGAAGGTCCCGGTCGTCCTGACCGGCAGCATGCGCCACGCCGAGGAGATCAGCTGGGACGGCCCCGCCAACCTGCTGGACGCCGCGCACGTCGCCCTGCACCCCCACACGCCCGGCCGCGGCCCGCTCGTCGTGATCGGCGGGGACATCTTCGACGCGCGGACCGTCACGAAGATCCACACGACCGCCGTGGACGCCTTCGGCGGGTACCCCGGCCCCATCGGCCGCATCGACCGCGAAGGCCACACGCCGCGCCTGCACTACTTCGCCATGCCCGAACCGCGCGCCACGTACCACCCCGCCCACCTGCAAGCGCGCGTGGAGATCCTCTACGCCTACGCCGGGTGGACTGGCGAAGGCTACGCCGAGGCCGCCGAGCGGGCCGACGGGCTGGTCATCGCGGCGCTCGGCACCGGGAACCTCCCCGCCGAACTCCTGCCGCTCATCCAGGGCACGGAGAAGCCCGTCGTGATCGCCACCCGCACCCACGCGGGGCCCGTCCTGCCGGTGTACGGCTACGTGGGCGGCGGCGCGACCCTGGTCGAGGCGGGCGCGATTCCCGCCAGTTTCCTGAACGCCCACAAGGCCCGGCTGCTGCTGCTGATCCTGCTCGGGCAGGGCCTCACGCGCGAGCAGATCCAGACCGTGTTCGAACGCGACGAGTTCTGA
- a CDS encoding ATP-binding cassette domain-containing protein, whose translation MTTSPLPQPPVPVKERTFALSKELFRYKPGLFAFNLFMWGMVHASPALLTLAVSGVFRALEQADGLKTGGQPINPAIAAAWVSVAWFAFVRLSRFGIFYGAFRAWIELWYTLDALVRRNLLSYLLTARRSRRLPDTPAEAVSRFRDDVDDVAGYTEVWVDGAGFVLYSVVAITLMARVDPLITALVCTPLLLMVVFVQRLSPTIRAYRRRMREATARVTDFIGETFGAVSAVKLAAREGGMVTHLRALGETRRHAALRDVLLTELIRGVNTNMVNLAVGLVLLLGANKVRGGTLDVADFVLFIGLLPRLTGSMGFFGDAIARHRRTGVSYDRMTRLLQDAPDTTIVEHHDAHLRKEAPAAPPAPAAIPLRELLVDGLTALHPSGLGVHDASFSVQRGEFVVVTGRIGSGKSTLLRAVLGLIPTQSGTVAWNGEIQDDPASFLVPPRSAYTAQLPNLFSDTLRENITSGADEAHLSGAVQLAVLEPDLHALSGGLDTPVGARGVKLSGGQIQRAAVARMLARPADLLVFDDVSSALDARTEAQLWQGLAQTDATCLVVSHRRAALLRADRILLMENGRITDEGTLPDLLERSDEMRALWAEQDA comes from the coding sequence ATGACCACCTCTCCCCTCCCCCAGCCGCCCGTGCCCGTGAAGGAGCGGACGTTCGCGCTGTCGAAGGAACTGTTCCGCTACAAGCCGGGGCTGTTCGCGTTCAACCTGTTCATGTGGGGCATGGTGCATGCCAGCCCGGCGCTGCTGACCCTGGCGGTCAGTGGCGTGTTCCGCGCGCTGGAGCAGGCCGACGGCCTGAAGACCGGCGGGCAGCCGATCAATCCGGCGATTGCCGCGGCGTGGGTGTCGGTGGCGTGGTTCGCGTTCGTGCGCCTGAGCCGCTTCGGGATCTTCTACGGTGCGTTCCGCGCGTGGATCGAGCTGTGGTACACCCTGGACGCCCTGGTGCGCCGCAACCTCCTGAGTTACCTGCTCACCGCCCGCCGCTCCCGCCGCCTGCCCGACACGCCCGCCGAGGCGGTCAGCCGCTTCCGGGACGACGTGGACGACGTCGCCGGGTACACGGAAGTGTGGGTGGACGGCGCGGGCTTCGTGCTGTACTCCGTCGTGGCGATCACGCTAATGGCGCGCGTGGACCCGTTGATCACGGCGCTGGTGTGCACGCCGCTGCTGCTGATGGTGGTGTTCGTGCAGCGCCTGTCGCCCACCATCCGCGCGTACCGCCGCCGCATGCGCGAGGCGACCGCCCGCGTCACGGACTTCATCGGCGAGACCTTCGGGGCGGTCAGCGCCGTGAAACTCGCCGCGCGTGAAGGCGGCATGGTCACGCACCTGCGCGCCCTGGGCGAGACGCGCCGCCACGCCGCCCTGCGGGACGTCCTGCTGACCGAACTGATCCGGGGCGTGAACACGAACATGGTGAACCTTGCCGTGGGGCTCGTGCTGCTGCTCGGCGCGAACAAGGTACGCGGCGGGACGCTGGACGTCGCGGACTTCGTGCTGTTCATCGGGCTGCTGCCCCGCCTGACCGGCAGCATGGGGTTCTTCGGGGACGCGATCGCCCGTCACCGCCGCACGGGCGTCAGCTACGACCGCATGACCCGCCTGCTGCAGGACGCGCCGGACACCACCATCGTCGAGCACCACGACGCGCACCTGCGCAAGGAGGCCCCAGCCGCGCCCCCCGCCCCCGCCGCCATCCCCCTGCGCGAGCTGCTCGTGGACGGCCTGACCGCCCTGCACCCCAGCGGCCTGGGTGTGCACGACGCGAGCTTCAGCGTGCAGCGGGGCGAGTTCGTGGTGGTCACCGGCCGCATCGGCAGCGGCAAGAGCACCCTGCTGCGCGCCGTGCTGGGCCTGATCCCCACCCAGTCCGGCACCGTCGCCTGGAACGGCGAGATTCAGGACGACCCCGCCTCGTTCCTCGTGCCACCCCGCAGCGCGTACACCGCGCAACTCCCGAACCTCTTCAGCGACACCCTGCGCGAGAACATCACCAGCGGCGCCGACGAAGCCCACCTCAGCGGCGCCGTGCAGCTCGCCGTACTCGAACCCGACCTGCACGCCCTCAGCGGCGGCCTCGACACCCCCGTCGGCGCGCGCGGCGTGAAACTCAGCGGCGGGCAGATCCAGCGCGCCGCCGTCGCACGCATGCTCGCCCGCCCCGCCGACCTCCTCGTCTTCGACGACGTCAGCAGCGCCCTCGACGCCCGCACCGAGGCGCAACTCTGGCAGGGCCTCGCCCAGACCGACGCCACCTGCCTCGTCGTCAGCCACCGCCGCGCCGCCCTCCTGCGCGCCGACCGCATCCTCCTCATGGAAAACGGCCGCATCACCGACGAGGGCACCCTGCCCGACCTGCTGGAACGCAGCGACGAGATGCGCGCCCTCTGGGCCGAACAGGACGCGTAA
- a CDS encoding MFS transporter, protein MNAAPAPLVPSTPVSWRFMLPYTLATLAMWMAFNAPGQVLIGEQLISLDEGRKEANLALILGVGALISLLANPIFGALSDRARGALGRRRPYLIGGAVAATAGLLLLGVGGSVPILVAGWGLTQLALNAYQAALTAVIPDRVPPSQRATVSGLAGLSQVLGTILGVGLTGLLPVMLAKYALLGALLLLAMLGFVLTSRDPQAPATPPAPLSLAGFLSPLQHRDFALAWLTRGLVTLGYALGTTYLLYFLRDRVGLKDPAAGVFQANLAAGGALLLTVMLGGILSDRLGRRKVFVIGSTVVIAAGLLTLALLPTWPGTLAAAALMGAGFGVYLAVDVALITEVLPSAHDSARDLGVINVALTLPQTFAPALCALFVTSLGGYTPLFLVAAVITLVSAALVQGIRGVK, encoded by the coding sequence GTGAACGCCGCCCCCGCACCCCTGGTGCCCAGCACGCCCGTGTCGTGGCGGTTCATGCTGCCGTACACCCTGGCGACCCTGGCGATGTGGATGGCGTTCAACGCCCCCGGGCAGGTCCTGATCGGCGAGCAGCTCATCAGCCTCGACGAGGGCCGCAAGGAGGCGAACCTCGCCCTGATCCTCGGCGTGGGCGCGCTGATCAGCCTGCTCGCCAACCCCATCTTCGGCGCGCTGAGTGACCGCGCCCGCGGCGCCCTGGGCCGCCGCCGCCCGTACCTGATCGGCGGGGCCGTCGCCGCGACCGCCGGCCTGCTGCTGCTGGGCGTGGGCGGCAGCGTGCCCATCCTGGTCGCCGGGTGGGGCCTGACGCAGCTCGCGCTGAACGCCTACCAGGCGGCGCTGACTGCCGTCATCCCCGACCGCGTTCCCCCCAGCCAGCGCGCCACCGTCAGCGGCCTCGCGGGCCTGTCCCAGGTGCTCGGCACGATCCTCGGCGTGGGCCTCACCGGCCTGCTGCCCGTCATGCTCGCCAAGTACGCCCTGCTGGGCGCGCTGCTGCTCCTCGCCATGCTGGGCTTCGTCCTGACCAGCCGCGACCCGCAGGCCCCCGCCACCCCACCCGCCCCCCTGTCCCTGGCGGGCTTCCTCAGCCCCCTGCAGCACCGGGACTTCGCGCTGGCATGGCTCACGCGCGGGCTCGTCACGCTCGGGTACGCGCTGGGCACCACGTACCTCCTGTACTTCCTGCGTGACCGCGTCGGCCTGAAAGACCCCGCCGCCGGGGTGTTCCAGGCGAACCTCGCCGCCGGGGGCGCCCTACTGCTGACCGTCATGCTCGGCGGCATCCTCAGCGACCGCCTGGGACGACGCAAGGTGTTCGTGATCGGCTCCACCGTCGTCATCGCCGCCGGCCTCCTGACCCTGGCGCTGCTGCCCACCTGGCCCGGCACGCTCGCCGCCGCCGCCCTCATGGGCGCAGGCTTCGGCGTGTACCTCGCCGTGGACGTCGCCCTCATCACCGAGGTGCTGCCCAGCGCGCACGACAGCGCCCGCGACCTCGGCGTGATCAACGTCGCCCTCACCCTCCCCCAGACCTTCGCGCCCGCCCTGTGCGCCCTGTTCGTCACCAGCCTCGGCGGCTACACCCCCCTGTTCCTCGTCGCGGCCGTCATCACGCTCGTCAGCGCCGCGCTCGTACAGGGCATCCGCGGGGTGAAGTAA
- a CDS encoding ABC transporter ATP-binding protein: MSSSAAVSSSVPPDSPPRSALGVLGTYLGPLKWQVGALAALLLTGTGLNLLLPQLLQQFVDNAKRGAGADVAGLVRLAGLYILLAVGVQLMTAGATYVGARVGWTATNRLRADLMAHLLSLDMREHKERTPGEMIERIDGDVTALSNFFSQFAVRVFGAALLLTGALVMFFREDWRIGLGVTVFTAITLTAMNRVRKLGVEPTRLEREASARLFGFVEERLAGLEDVRSLGAGGHHLRRFLDVQRNFFTRSINSWRRRSVVWQLSMALFAVGYVGVLGAAVGLYASGAITLGTAFLLYQYMTLVEEPIDQLTQQLQDLQKAGASLGRVSELLALRSAVRGGTTSLPAGPLPLAFRDVTFSYAPEDAAARGVLRGVTFDLPAGQTVGLLGRTGSGKTTLTRLISRLYDATQGEILLGGVNVQATPLHELRSRVAVVTQDVQLFQASVRDNLSFFDPHVTDAQVEAALHEVGLSAWLARLPDGVRTPLPTGSLSAGEAQLLAFARVMLRDPSLIILDEPSSRLDPATEALLTAAMTRLLSGRTAIIIAHRLDTVARADRILVLGDGEVLEDGRRDDLARDPRSHYAALLRAGQLNEHEGVLA, translated from the coding sequence ATGTCGTCCTCTGCCGCTGTGTCTTCGTCTGTTCCGCCTGATTCGCCGCCCCGGAGTGCGCTGGGGGTGCTGGGCACGTACCTGGGGCCGCTCAAGTGGCAGGTGGGGGCGCTGGCGGCGCTGCTGCTGACGGGGACGGGCCTGAACCTGCTGCTGCCGCAGCTGCTGCAACAGTTCGTGGACAACGCGAAGCGGGGCGCGGGCGCGGACGTCGCGGGGCTGGTGCGGCTGGCGGGCCTGTACATCCTGCTGGCGGTGGGCGTGCAGCTCATGACGGCCGGGGCGACGTACGTGGGCGCGCGGGTCGGCTGGACCGCCACGAATCGCCTGCGCGCGGACCTGATGGCGCACCTGCTGTCGCTGGACATGCGCGAGCACAAAGAGCGCACGCCGGGCGAGATGATCGAACGGATCGACGGGGACGTGACGGCCCTGAGCAACTTCTTCTCGCAGTTCGCGGTGCGGGTGTTCGGCGCGGCGCTGCTGCTGACCGGCGCGCTGGTCATGTTCTTCCGGGAGGACTGGCGGATCGGGCTGGGCGTGACCGTGTTCACCGCCATCACGCTGACCGCGATGAACCGCGTGCGGAAGCTGGGTGTGGAACCCACCCGCCTGGAGCGTGAGGCGAGCGCGCGGCTGTTCGGTTTCGTCGAGGAGCGACTGGCGGGCCTGGAGGACGTGCGCAGCCTGGGCGCGGGCGGACATCACCTGCGGCGCTTCCTGGACGTGCAGCGCAATTTCTTCACGCGCTCGATCAACTCGTGGCGGCGGCGGAGTGTGGTGTGGCAGCTGAGCATGGCGCTGTTCGCGGTCGGGTACGTGGGCGTGCTGGGCGCGGCGGTCGGCCTGTACGCGAGCGGCGCGATCACGCTGGGCACGGCGTTCCTGCTGTACCAGTACATGACGCTGGTGGAGGAACCCATCGATCAGCTCACGCAGCAGCTTCAGGATCTGCAGAAGGCCGGGGCGAGCCTGGGGCGGGTGTCGGAACTGCTCGCGCTGCGCAGCGCCGTCCGCGGCGGGACCACTTCCCTCCCGGCGGGGCCGCTGCCGCTGGCGTTCCGGGACGTGACGTTCAGCTACGCCCCCGAAGACGCGGCGGCGCGCGGCGTGCTGCGCGGCGTGACCTTCGACCTGCCCGCCGGGCAGACCGTGGGCCTGCTGGGCCGCACCGGCAGCGGCAAGACCACCCTGACCCGCCTGATCTCGCGGCTGTACGACGCGACGCAGGGCGAGATCCTGCTGGGCGGCGTGAACGTGCAGGCCACCCCCCTGCACGAGCTGCGCTCGCGCGTGGCGGTCGTCACGCAGGACGTGCAGCTGTTCCAGGCGAGCGTGCGCGACAACCTCAGCTTCTTCGACCCGCACGTCACCGACGCGCAGGTCGAGGCCGCGCTGCACGAGGTCGGCCTGAGCGCCTGGCTGGCCCGCCTGCCCGACGGCGTGCGGACGCCGCTGCCGACCGGGAGCCTGTCCGCCGGGGAGGCGCAACTCCTGGCGTTCGCGCGCGTCATGCTGCGCGACCCCAGCCTGATCATCCTGGATGAACCCAGCAGCCGCCTCGACCCCGCCACCGAGGCCCTGCTGACCGCCGCCATGACCCGCCTGCTGTCGGGCCGCACCGCGATCATCATCGCGCACCGCCTCGACACCGTCGCCCGCGCCGACCGGATTCTGGTCCTCGGGGACGGCGAGGTGCTGGAGGACGGCCGCCGCGACGACCTCGCCCGCGACCCCCGCAGTCACTACGCGGCCCTGCTGCGCGCCGGACAGCTGAACGAACACGAAGGAGTGCTCGCATGA